CCATATTGGTATGGTCCAAGAGGCATCAAAACTACTTGGAATAATGCTCGCGTAGGATTAAAAGGAGACCCTCCGTGTCCTGGTCCTGTCGTGACCAGTGTCGTCAAACTAGTAGTGGCAGATGTCCTTACGGGAGACAAAACCGTCACGCTTCCTGTCGTGGTTACCATAAGTATGACATCCATATTTGGTGTAGTACTTTGCGTATTCATGCATCCTTAACTACGTACGTAAGAGAATGCTTGataaaaacaactttaaaaaCTTATTAGCACTGTCCCATTGGATGTGCCAAATTGTTTACCttggaaattggtaaacaacgTTAGtctctttttaaaggttactttgcgaGATCGACTGGAAAATCTCATGGCAGTGCTTTAATTTTCCCAAAGTGTCTTACCAAGAGTTTTAGAAATGTTGTATATTGTAAACGAGTTCGACACGACGTCAAATCAGTTTGTTTCAAAAAGTAAACGTCGGAAGGACTTtgcaaaaaaagaagaagataaaattggTTAAAAAAAGTACTAGACTTTGAAAGAAAGGTAaatgataatatttaaaattgaatGAAAGTTGGTGATTGCCCTTGTCTGGCTCATTTCGGTCGTAGCTTGGTTACTTTGAGTGCCAACGTACAACTATTTACAAAGttttatttaaatacaaaaatgTAAATGCTTTTTGGCGGTATTTGTTTCTCTGCATGCCACGTGTACTCTCAAACCTTCCAAATTCTTCTTCTATTGAATCCACGTTCTCCACTTTGGCTACCCACGTCTTGATTTCGTACGAATTGACTCCAGTTAGGCCTTCTCCTTGCACTGGATTTTCTAACTCCTTATACCCATTCAACTACTTCATTTTCTCAGGCCCAATCGACTTCTCCGGTCACTAGATTTTCCAACTCTTTAACCAACAAAAAGTTAATATTATACTATTATATCTCccattgaaaaaaaattgaaaattttacgATGGTTGGCTCCACCCTTAACTTTAGATCTATCCTATTCACATTGACTTAAGTATTTGGACATGCTATTTGCTATGACCTCTATAACAATTGTTTTGTAACATTAAATGACATAATTCAAATCCCCTATACAAATGTCAATAGTTATTAATACCATTTAAATTTAGAATAAATTCTCTACTATACACTTCTTTTGTTTCTTAACTTATAcaatcaaaattaaattcaaaaagttaattaacaaactaataaCTCTTCTCTCATCCATAGTTGCAACTTGCATTGCATAAGCAAGcaacaaaaaattgaaacaatCATTTCCCCCATTAACCCCAAAAAAAGAAATCATTTCCGCGCCcacccaaaaattaaaaaaaaaacccacTCACTCTCTCACCCCAACACCCTCACACTTTCACCAATCCCTACACGGCGCTCTAACGACACCGTTTCACCCTACGCCGGCAACAATGGACGACgaagaagaacaacaaaaacTCCCAGATCTCGTAAAAGCCCTCGTCCACCATCTTCTCTCTCAAAACCTCCCCCCAAACTCCCCACCCTTAAACCCTAACTCCTCTCACTTCCGAAACTCCCTCCGTTACGCCCACCGCATCCTCTCCAGCCACCTCACTCCCTCCATAACCCCCGACGCCGCCGCCGTCGCCGAATCCATCAAACGCCGTCTCGCCACCGAAGGTAGATCCTCCGAAGCCCTCTCATTCGCTGACCTATACACCAAATTCGTTTCCAAAGCTGCCGATGTTGATAACAAGTGGGCCCTACTTCATCTCTTTAACATCATTTCTCAAGATCGTAAAACCGCTGTTAAATCTCAACTCGATGCTTCGGGTTTTCTCCCGAATTTAACTATCTCCGATAACAACAACAATGTTCCTCGCCGCATCGAAAATAAGGGATGGAGCGATGGAGTTGTTGTTCTTGCTAAGGATCCTGATAATCGTCGCGACATTGCGTTTCGCGAGTATGTGAAATTGGTTAAGGAGGAGAACGATGTGACCGAGGAGGCTATGGTGACTGATGTGCTTTATGCTTGTCAAGGAGTTGATGGTAAGTATGTGAAATATGATAATGAGAATAGATGTTATGTTTTGTTGGATTCGATTAGGGTTTCGAGGGGAACTGCGGGTATGGTTCATAGGCTTTGTGAGTTAGGGGTTTTGTTTAAGAAGGTTGTTGGGTACATTGAGCAGAGTTTGGGTCGTTTTCAGACGGAAGATGTGGGAACGGTTGGACAAGCTTTTTGTTCTGCTTTGCAGAATGAGTTGAGTGATTATTATAAGTTGTTGGCTGTGCTTGAGGCTCATTCGTCGAATCCAATTCCTTTGATGTCTGAATCTGCGAGTTCTGTTAATTATCTttctttgaggagattggctgttTGGCTTGCTGAGCCGATGGTGAAAATGAAGTTGATGGCGGATTTGGTTGAGAAGTGTAGGGTTTTGCGCGGAGGTGCGATGGCAGGTGCAATTCACTTGCACGCGAGACATGGTGATCCGATGGTTCACGAGTTTATGAAGAGGTTGCTTCAGCGTGTGTGTTCTCCGCTTTTTGAAATGGTGAAGAGGTGGGTTTTGGAAGGGGAGTTAGAAGATATATTTACTGAGTTTTTTATTGTTGGACAGCCTGTGAAAGCTGAATCTCTTTGGAGAGAAGGATATAGGCTCCACGATGCCATGCTTCCTTCTTTTATTTCAGCTTCTCTTGCTCAGAGGATTTTGAGGACTGGAAAGTCCATAAATTTTCTGCGTGTTTGCTGTGAGGACCGCGGTTGGGCTCAAGCTGCAACTGAAGTTGCCATCGATACAGGGGCTGCTGCAAGACGGGGTGGTTTTGGCTACGGTGAAACTGATACTCTTGAGTCGTTGGTTGATGAAGCTTCCAAAAGAATTGATAAGCATCTATTGGATGTAATTTATGAGAGGTATAAATTCAAAGAGCATTGTCTAGCAATTAAGCGGTATTTATTGCTTGGCCAAGGTGATTTTGTGCAATATCTGATGGATATTGTTGGGCCTGAGCTTTCTGGGCCAGCTAACACTATAAGCTCTTTCAAAGTTGCGGGATTGCTGGAAACTGCTATTCGAGCGTCAAATGCTCAGTATGACGACCCTGACATTTTGGACAGGCTCAGGGTCAAAATGATGCCACATGAAAGCGGTGATAGGGGCTGGGATGTATTCTCACTGGAATACGATGCAAGAGTACCGCTAGACACTGTGTTCACAGAGTCTGTGATGGCTAGGTATTTAAGAATTTTTAATTTTCTCTGGAAGCTTAAAAGAGTGGAACATGCACTTATTGGAGCCTGGAAGACCTTGAAGCCAAACTGTATAACTTCCAATTCATTTATCAGATTGCAAAGTTCAGTAAAGATGCAGTTAGTTTCAGCATTGAGGCGTTGCAAAGTTCTTTGGGTTGAAATTAATCACTTCATCTCAAACTTGCAATACTATATAATgtttgaagttttggagatatcATGGTCAAACTTTTTAAGTGAGATGGAagtagccaaggatcttgatgaTCTACTTGCAGCTCATGAGAAATATATGGATTCAATTGTAGAGAAATCTCTTCTTGGAGAACTCTCGCAGTCGCTGTACAAGTCATTAGTGGTAATATTTGATCTTATATTACGTTTCCGGAGCCATGCGGATATTCTATACGAAGGCATTCACGAGTTACAAGCAAAGTATTGATCTTAATTTTCTTCCCAACTGATTCCCCATCTCTTTTCCCCCATATTGCAATGTTTAACATTTGATCACTTGTTTGTTTCAGAATAACGGAGTCCTCCCTATCCTCTCGAGACCAGCAGAAAACACGAAAGAAATCAAAAGATAAGTCATTGGATGAAGGATCCTGGATTGCTGATGGGAGGAAAGCGTTAACACAACGTGCTGGTGAATTTCTTCGGAAAATGGAACAAGATCTAGATGCAATTACCAAGGAGTATACATCATTGCAAGAGGACTTCATTTCTCAGTTGCCTGTACAGCAGCATGTTGATCTTAAGTTTCTCTTTTTTCGTCTTGACTTCAATGATTTTTATAGGCGGGTTGTGTCGTAGCATATAGGAAAGTTGTGAATATGACTGAGGAGCGGATTGAATTGTTTTCTCAAAAAGTAAGGATTCAACGAAGACTTGCAATTAGCTAACTTccattgtgtatttgagttgaaCAATTGGTGGTGCTTACTTCCTTCAGACCAAATATTCAATGAGCTATGATTAACTAAAGGTATGGGGATATCCTGACCACTTCATTTTTCCACCTAATTTTTTGCCTGCCTCTAATCTTGACCGCTTCATTTTCCCAGCTAATGTTTTCTGTGAAGGTtgtctttcttcttctctctaAGTAATCAATTTTTGTGGTTTGCCAGGTAGTTTGTTATGGATTTGAAGCTATTCATTTTCTGATTGGATTGGTGATGTGAGGGAACACTTGTAAGTATTTGAATATATGATTATTTAGTTAGTGTCTTTGACAACTTTTATTAGTTGTGCTAGAAATTGTTCATTCGTGTCAAAGATTTTGTATTGTTTGAATGAAAATGGCTGTCCCAAAATCTAGTATGTGTATCatctgtattttttttgtttttggtttacTGTGTCTTTTCATTCTGCAAAAAACCGGAACCTCAACTTAGTGTTCTAGAGCTCCTGCCATAGCTTGGTTGAAGTGTGTAGGTAGGTATAACAGTGAATTGAAGACTCTAAAATGATCAAGGTATGGTGGCATATTCAAATGGTATTTCCATTAATTAGATAGATGATACGAATGACTGCACAATGCCACAAAACTTAGAAAATTTGATGGAAATGCCAGACACACGGCACATTATGAATATGTTGATATTTTTGCACCACGGTCCAATATTGTTGGGAATTTTCATCATTTTACTTCTGCAGTAAATTTGATATAGGTTGAATTATTAAATGAGGTTCAATATAGTTGATGTAACTCATATTTGGGAACATTTGATTTTAATCCGTGTCCTGTTTTAGATGGATGGAAATGGTATCTAGAGTCTGTTTGGCTTGCAATGACACAGTTGTTGTGCTGCATATGCAGTTATGCAGTATCAATTACTTTTATACAAGGACTGGCAGTGGCATGGGGCCTTTTGTCAATTTGATAAGTTATCCAATTACCTTCATAATAGTAGTTTTTATCAAAGAGTGCATTGTTATATACTTTATGAACAACCCATTAATAACAAAAAAGTTTGAGTGAATAGTCATTTTTGTCTTTGAATTTGTGAGATTCCCTCTCTATAATCTATATTCATCAAAATTACAATAGCATTCTTGTATCCAAGTGTCTTTTATTAGGATGTTTGGTCTATGAATGTGTCTTTCATTAGTTTGTTTGGTCTTTGAACATGTcttctgtttgtttgtttaaaatatatatatatatatatatatatatatatatatatatatatatatatatatatatatatatatatatatatatatatatatatatatatatatatatatatatatatatatatatatatatatatatatatatatatatatatatatatatatatatatatatatatatatatatatatatatatatatatatatatatatatatatatatatatatatatatatatatatatatatatatatatatatatatatatatatatatatatatatatatatatatatatatatatatatatatatatatatatatatatatatatatatatatatatatatatatatatatattatgcatAAACTTGCACACCATACTTTAGTTCAGAGTTTGAGTTTGTACTCAACTCAATCCTACAAGTTGGTTGGGTTGACGAATGTCTCACTTTATAATAATCACTATTTTAGCCATATCACTAGTCAATATGGGATCTCAGATATGACAGTTCTTGAATAGTTTTTGATATCATCACGTCCAAGACTGGGCGAATGAAAGTCAACAATACAGTTGAACATGTTTTGATATCATTTGAAGTATAGAATTCTGAGTTTTATTGTATTGCTTAATTACAGCAAGTCATTATGGAAATGAAGTTGATTAAACAATATATGCTCCACTTCAATTTGGATCTTCTCTTTTACTCTTCTATGTACTGCAGGTGAAGAGGATGTGAAATCTTAAGAGATTAAAATAGATGGGGAGGgtggaaaaatataaattaatgaaTTTTTGTCAAACATTTTAGAGTCTAATGACATGTTCATGCTCAAAATTCTATAGACACAATTTGAGTCCTTCTCTCACAAGTGACATTTACAGGATATGTATATAGCAAACTTTTTTCTGTTTTCTAGagaattgttttattattattatttgtcatATTTGTGTGACTTAAATCCAAATTATGTGGTTGTTGTGACTTATGACTAGGTCTTGTTCATTCTTTCATATCTTTAGCTAGCGACTAATCTACCACCAGAAGAAATATTTGGTGTACTTAGTTGATTTGACTTCACTTGACTTTTGACTTAATTTAAAGCAATGCAGAAGGTGAAGACTTGTTTAGTAGTAGATAGCAAGCTCAGTTTTTTTAgtatcattctgcattttgtttCACAATTAATAAAACGTGATTGAGACTACTGATTACTTATATTTTGATTGAAATCATGTGAATTTGTA
The Vicia villosa cultivar HV-30 ecotype Madison, WI linkage group LG6, Vvil1.0, whole genome shotgun sequence genome window above contains:
- the LOC131610198 gene encoding gamma-tubulin complex component 3; the encoded protein is MDDEEEQQKLPDLVKALVHHLLSQNLPPNSPPLNPNSSHFRNSLRYAHRILSSHLTPSITPDAAAVAESIKRRLATEGRSSEALSFADLYTKFVSKAADVDNKWALLHLFNIISQDRKTAVKSQLDASGFLPNLTISDNNNNVPRRIENKGWSDGVVVLAKDPDNRRDIAFREYVKLVKEENDVTEEAMVTDVLYACQGVDGKYVKYDNENRCYVLLDSIRVSRGTAGMVHRLCELGVLFKKVVGYIEQSLGRFQTEDVGTVGQAFCSALQNELSDYYKLLAVLEAHSSNPIPLMSESASSVNYLSLRRLAVWLAEPMVKMKLMADLVEKCRVLRGGAMAGAIHLHARHGDPMVHEFMKRLLQRVCSPLFEMVKRWVLEGELEDIFTEFFIVGQPVKAESLWREGYRLHDAMLPSFISASLAQRILRTGKSINFLRVCCEDRGWAQAATEVAIDTGAAARRGGFGYGETDTLESLVDEASKRIDKHLLDVIYERYKFKEHCLAIKRYLLLGQGDFVQYLMDIVGPELSGPANTISSFKVAGLLETAIRASNAQYDDPDILDRLRVKMMPHESGDRGWDVFSLEYDARVPLDTVFTESVMARYLRIFNFLWKLKRVEHALIGAWKTLKPNCITSNSFIRLQSSVKMQLVSALRRCKVLWVEINHFISNLQYYIMFEVLEISWSNFLSEMEVAKDLDDLLAAHEKYMDSIVEKSLLGELSQSLYKSLVVIFDLILRFRSHADILYEGIHELQAKITESSLSSRDQQKTRKKSKDKSLDEGSWIADGRKALTQRAGEFLRKMEQDLDAITKEYTSLQEDFISQLPVQQHVDLKFLFFRLDFNDFYRRVVS